A portion of the Lolium rigidum isolate FL_2022 chromosome 1, APGP_CSIRO_Lrig_0.1, whole genome shotgun sequence genome contains these proteins:
- the LOC124690096 gene encoding (E)-beta-caryophyllene synthase-like, whose amino-acid sequence MAASTETCRRPHPPVTDNNLRSHRLHQPTAWGAFFLGFRPCTPTQCQSMKNKAQVMKEELRTTILDSGSADLSLKLELVDTLQRLGLDYHYKKEIDDFLCGIHEAGDEANDLHTTALRFYLLRKQGCNVSPDVFLKFIDAGGNITCNDTRSLLDMFNAGHVRTHGEETLDRAIVYTKYHLQRFLEQSLSPSVLLDEVRHALETPLFRRPRRVEARHYISVYERTSTRNEAILELAKLDFSILQSLYCEELRDLTLWWKELQLQECLSFARDRMVEMHFWMLGVLFEPQHSYGRIMLTKLFTFVSIFDDIYDSYSTLEESKLLTIAMERWDEEAAEQLPGYMKFFYHKVLATVKVIEEDLKREGHKHSDYVKKLLIDATICYYNEAKWREEGDAPATVEEHLQFSMPSSCCMHVPGLAFVAIGATSDAMDWAMTYPKIIRASCIVGRVINDVASHEREREQYSGQQQGMSTVEACMKENNYTSKEDAYHKLWELIEESWMDITEERLRPPAWQPAAPLLEAVVDATRMLDFLYKDHDAYTAPQALKRVTDSIYVDPI is encoded by the exons TGCCAGTCCATGAAGAACAAGGCTCAAGTAATGAAAGAAGAGCTAAGGACGACGATACTAGATTCAGGTTCTGCTGATCTGTCTCTGAAGCTTGAGCTTGTGGATACGCTGCAGCGGCTTGGTTTGGACTATCactacaagaaggagattgaTGATTTTCTGTGTGGGATTCATGAGGCCGGTGATGAAGCCAACGATCTTCACACGACGGCTCTTCGGTTTTATTTGCTAAGAAAGCAGGGATGCAATGTTTCACCAG ATGTATTCCTAAAGTTCATAGATGCCGGAGGAAACATTACTTGCAATGACACAAGAAGCCTATTGGACATGTTCAACGCTGGCCATGTTCGAACCCACGGAGAAGAAACACTCGACCGCGCGATTGTTTACACCAAATATCATCTCCAGCGTTTCCTGGAGCAATCGCTGTCACCATCAGTGTTGCTCGATGAGGTGCGCCACGCGCTAGAAACGCCTCTTTTCAGGCGGCCTAGAAGAGTTGAAGCGAGGCACTACATCTCGGTTTATGAGAGAACGAGTACAAGGAACGAGGCCATCTTGGAGCTAGCGAAGCTCGATTTCAGTATTCTGCAAAGTCTGTATTGTGAGGAGCTGAGGGATCTTACACT GTGGTGGAAAGAACTCCAACTCCAAGAGTGTTTGAGCTTCGCAAGGGACAGGATGGTGGAGATGCACTTTTGGATGCTAGGTGTTTTATTTGAGCCACAACATTCATACGGACGAATCATGCTCACAAAGCTCTTTACATTTGTGTCGATATTCGATGACATTTACGACAGCTACAGCACCTTAGAAGAAAGCAAGCTCCTCACCATAGCAATGGAAAG GTGGGATGAGGAAGCCGCTGAACAACTCCCAGGGTACATGAAGTTCTTTTACCACAAAGTACTTGCGACCGTAAAGGTCATCGAAGAAGACTTGAAACGTGAAGGACATAAGCATTCTGACTATGTAAAAAAGCTA CTAATCGATGCTACGATTTGCTACTACAACGAGGCAAAATGGCGCGAGGAAGGCGACGCGCCTGCTACCGTTGAGGAGCACCTACAGTTCTCTATGCCTAGTAGCTGCTGCATGCACGTACCGGGTCTTGCCTTCGTCGCCATAGGCGCCACCAGCGACGCCATGGACTGGGCCATGACCTATCCGAAAATCATACGAGCTTCCTGCATCGTGGGCCGCGTCATCAACGACGTAGCTTCACACGAG CGAGAGCGGGAGCAGTACTCCGGGCAGCAGCAAGGCATGTCGACGGTGGAAGCATGCATGAAGGAGAACAACTACACCTCCAAGGAAGACGCGTACCACAAGCTCTGGGAGCTCATAGAGGAGTCGTGGATGGACATCACCGAGGAGCGCCTGAGGCCGCCGGCCTGGCAACCGGCGGCGCCGCTCCTGGAGGCGGTGGTGGATGCGACTCGCATGCTGGACTTTCTGTACAAGGATCACGACGCGTACACTGCCCCACAAGCGCTCAAAAGGGTGACAGATTCCATATACGTGGATCCTATATAG